In the genome of Thermoleophilia bacterium, one region contains:
- a CDS encoding glycosyltransferase family 2 protein, which produces MSERTSKKVIVVMPARQAAATLERTFAEIPQDEVDEIILVDDSSTDETVELANELPLTVIWHPHQVGYGGNQKTCYLEALRRGADVVVMLHPDGQYEPSLIPSMVDPIVNGEADLVLGSRLAVPGWAINAGMPRWKFVANRFLTIIENRIMGTSLTEAHTGYRAYSRELLLEVPFLRNSLDFVFDSELLMQASHMGFRIGEVPARCRYFDDMSSVGFETGVVYGLKTLWAGFRLILHRNGILKSRKYAKKI; this is translated from the coding sequence GTGTCTGAACGCACTTCAAAAAAAGTAATCGTCGTCATGCCGGCCAGGCAGGCCGCGGCGACCCTCGAGCGGACCTTCGCCGAGATTCCCCAGGATGAAGTCGACGAGATCATCCTGGTCGACGACTCCTCGACCGACGAAACGGTCGAGCTGGCAAACGAGCTGCCACTGACCGTCATCTGGCACCCGCACCAAGTGGGCTACGGCGGCAACCAGAAGACCTGTTACCTCGAAGCTCTGCGCCGCGGGGCCGATGTCGTCGTGATGCTCCATCCCGACGGCCAGTACGAGCCGAGCCTGATCCCGAGCATGGTCGACCCGATCGTCAACGGCGAGGCCGACCTCGTCCTCGGCTCACGGCTGGCAGTGCCCGGCTGGGCGATCAACGCCGGCATGCCCCGCTGGAAGTTCGTCGCCAACCGCTTCCTCACGATCATCGAAAACCGCATCATGGGGACGAGCCTGACCGAGGCCCACACCGGCTACCGGGCGTACTCGCGCGAGCTGCTGCTGGAAGTTCCTTTCCTCAGGAACTCGCTCGACTTCGTCTTCGACTCCGAGCTCCTGATGCAGGCCTCGCACATGGGCTTCCGCATCGGTGAGGTTCCGGCCCGCTGCCGCTACTTCGACGACATGTCTTCAGTCGGCTTCGAGACCGGCGTGGTCTACGGACTGAAGACGCTCTGGGCCGGGTTCCGCCTGATCCTGCATCGCAACGGGATCCTCAAGTCCCGCAAGTACGCCAAGAAGATTTAG
- a CDS encoding acyltransferase produces the protein MEAGQGGAPENELQEEIEQEAREVLPPPPGHPRFPLLDSLRAFAAISVLLVHVGIFTGGFEPWYKQLFAQLDIGVPFFFLLSGFLLYRPMLAARVIGLPTQKRTAYVRNRFVRILPAYWVVLTVAAVVPGFYGAFTGNWWVYYGLLQSFPVYTPEGVCAVNPFDCGFPPAWSLSVEILFYISLPFFAAGMAKLSSIFGKRHWVPVELSVLAVLSAVSLYVQSSLPFSDLHRWLFFSPIGRGWWFALGMGLAVASVWAQQQPGEPKATRWIAAHSGLWWLIGGALYVFTAIVVLDPGPSLAAPVIKQSKYLTAVIIFGIIPLLILLPAIFGSEEGGIVRRTLRHPVLVWLGLISYGIFLWHFPVLGVLSDLGANDWVPWLQFPVVAVLTFLGTVVCAAASFYLIERPMMRWARRRTQSVPTSEA, from the coding sequence TTGGAAGCCGGTCAAGGGGGTGCCCCGGAGAACGAGCTGCAGGAGGAGATCGAGCAGGAGGCGAGGGAGGTGCTGCCGCCTCCGCCCGGCCACCCGAGATTCCCGCTGCTCGATTCCCTGCGGGCCTTCGCGGCGATCTCCGTCCTGCTGGTCCACGTCGGCATCTTCACCGGCGGATTCGAGCCCTGGTACAAGCAGCTCTTCGCCCAGCTCGACATCGGCGTCCCGTTCTTCTTTCTGCTCTCCGGGTTCCTGCTCTACCGGCCGATGCTGGCCGCCAGGGTCATCGGGCTGCCGACGCAGAAACGCACCGCCTACGTACGCAACAGGTTCGTGCGCATTCTCCCCGCCTACTGGGTAGTGCTCACCGTGGCGGCGGTCGTGCCCGGTTTCTATGGCGCCTTCACGGGCAACTGGTGGGTTTACTACGGACTGCTCCAGAGCTTCCCGGTCTACACGCCGGAAGGTGTCTGCGCAGTCAATCCGTTCGACTGCGGCTTCCCGCCGGCCTGGAGCCTCAGTGTCGAGATCCTCTTCTACATCTCCCTGCCTTTCTTCGCCGCCGGCATGGCCAAACTGTCCTCGATCTTCGGCAAGCGACACTGGGTCCCGGTCGAGCTCTCGGTGCTGGCGGTGCTCTCGGCCGTATCGCTTTATGTCCAGAGTTCGCTGCCCTTCAGCGACCTCCACCGCTGGCTGTTCTTCTCGCCAATCGGGCGCGGCTGGTGGTTCGCGCTCGGCATGGGACTGGCCGTGGCTTCGGTCTGGGCCCAGCAACAACCGGGTGAACCGAAAGCAACGCGCTGGATCGCCGCCCACTCCGGTCTCTGGTGGCTGATCGGCGGGGCTCTTTACGTCTTCACGGCCATCGTGGTCCTCGACCCCGGCCCTTCGCTGGCGGCGCCCGTGATCAAACAGTCGAAGTACCTGACCGCGGTAATCATCTTCGGCATCATCCCCCTGCTGATACTGCTGCCGGCGATCTTCGGTTCCGAGGAGGGCGGCATCGTGCGGCGGACCCTCAGGCACCCGGTCCTTGTCTGGCTCGGCCTGATCTCGTACGGCATCTTCCTCTGGCACTTCCCGGTGCTCGGGGTCCTCAGCGACCTGGGTGCGAACGACTGGGTGCCGTGGCTGCAGTTCCCGGTGGTCGCCGTACTGACCTTCCTCGGGACGGTCGTCTGCGCAGCGGCAAGCTTCTACCTGATCGAGCGGCCGATGATGCGATGGGCCCGGCGGCGCACCCAGAGCGTGCCCACCTCTGAGGCCTAG